The following are encoded in a window of Vigna unguiculata cultivar IT97K-499-35 chromosome 8, ASM411807v1, whole genome shotgun sequence genomic DNA:
- the LOC114195087 gene encoding protein MAIN-LIKE 1-like, translating to MDVNHFLISSLLERWRSETHTFHFPHGDTTVTLEDVAVLLGLPIDGDVVTGPTTVQDIFATFHEHLGVIPPPTVIRGNSIRVSWLNSTFQQLSPNANNEVIAQYARAYILTLIGSILMPDTSTARVHVMYLLRLADLNVVRNYSWGSAVLACLYHCLDHGIHLRQENIGGCMILLQCWAWERITTIAPQLQPLSDQEVADGDGFPICRRWMNVTHRINPASISVTEFRLRFDQLRTRHVILKFLWRPYTRQEVSRLIVVDIPPVSRAKVPIICFATVEIHQADRVKRQFGLRQNISPEPVNLDQVHRDDLRGRNDRDWWYINHTIRYISPSTESFDDEYDMLQEPSQPASQPYTGHVGSSPDFIHHPQPFFKQSPMG from the exons ATGGATGTCAACCACTTCCTCATCAGTTCTTTATTAGAAAGGTGGAGATCAGAAACTCACACATTTCACTTCCCCCATGGAGATACTACTGTGACACTAGAGGATGTAGCCGTCCTCCTTGGCCTACCGATAGACGGAGATGTGGTCACTGGTCCCACTACGGTTCAGGACATATTCGCCACCTTCCATGAACACCTAGGTGTCATCCCACCACCGACGGTGATAAGAGGGAACTCAATTAGAGTTTCTTGGTTAAACTCTACTTTCCAACAGCTTTCACCGAATGCAAACAATGAGGTTATTGCTCAATATGCGAGAGCGTACATTCTCACATTGATTGGAAGCATTTTAATGCCAGACACGTCTACAGCTAGGGTACATGTCATGTATCTACTTAGGCTAGCTGACTTAAATGTAGTCAGGAATTATAGTTGGGGGTCTGCAGTTTTGGCTTGCCTATATCATTGCCTAGATCATGGCATTCACCTACGCCAAGAAAATATTGGTGGATGCATGATCTTGTTACAATGTTGGGCTTGGGAGAGGATTACTACTATAGCCCCACAACTTCAACCTTTAAGTGATCAGGAGGTGGCTGATGGGGATGGTTTCCCTATCTGTAGAAG GTGGATGAATGTAACGCATCGGATAAATCCAGCTTCAATTTCAGTTACTGAATTTCGGTTGAGATTTGATCAACTACGTACAAGACATGTAATACTTAAG TTCTTGTGGAGGCCTTACACTCGACAAGAAGTTAGTCGATTGATTGTGGTTGACATCCCTCCGGTATCCAGAGCAAAAGTCCCAATAATTTGCTTCGCCACAGTAGAAATCCATCAGGCGGATAGGGTGAAGCGTCAGTTTGGTTTAAGACAAAACATTTCGCCTGAGCCGGTTAACCTGGATCAAGTTCACAGGGATGACTTGAGGGGAAGAAACGACAGAGATTGG TGGTACATAAACCACACTATCCGTTATATATCTCCATCGACAGAATCTTTCGACGATGAG tACGATATGTTACAAGAACCTTCCCAGCCTGCTTCACAACCCTACACTGGCCATGTTGGGTCTTCTCCAGATTTCATACATCATCCCCAACCCTTTTTCAAACAGTCGCCTATGGGTTAG